A section of the Plutella xylostella chromosome 18, ilPluXylo3.1, whole genome shotgun sequence genome encodes:
- the LOC125489836 gene encoding uncharacterized protein LOC125489836 isoform X2 gives MASKCSVSPSRKGRNESPTKHPIFLPDVALAAIFASNNQEQVNEFITFFLQALARNSVWVNKILEKSNYFKCALMQGAGPNRFKLIETIYPNLEGDIKLEVQVKEHEDHDKIAIAALTRMATPHLKNAIEFVRNRLGENKTLQEDLLRGRSMGVHFAVLKPIDDKHYRIVERLVIDNCPTSNKKRDKSMLQFAPKRARKV, from the exons atgGCTAGCAAATGTTCTGTTTCGCCATCCCGTAAAGGGCGCAACGAGAGTCCTACTAAACATCCTATCTTCCTACCTGACGTAGCCCTAGCAGCCATCTTCGCTTCCAATAACCAAGAACAGGTCAACGAATTCATCACCTTCTTTCTTCAGGCCTTAGCCAGAAACAGCGTTTGGGTCAACAAGATTCTAGAGAAGTCCAACTACTTCAAGTGTGCTCTAATGCAAGGCGCTGGCCCCAACAGGTTCAAACTGATAGAAACTATCTACCCTAACCTAGAAGGAGACATCAAACTCGAAGTGCAAGTTAAAGAACACGAGGACCACGACAAAATCGCTATAGCAGCACTCACGAGAATGGCTACTCCTCATCTTAAAAACGCAATTGAATTTGTCAGGAACCGTCTCGGCGAAAACAAGACGCTCCAGGAAGACTTGCTGAGGGGAAGGTCCATGGGAGTACACTTCGCCGTCTTGAAACCAATAGATGATAAACACTACCGTATAGTAGAGAGGTTGGTGATCGACAACTGCCCGACATCCAATAAAAAACGTGACAAATCCAtgt TACAATTCGCACCGAAGAGAGCAAGAAAAGTTTAA
- the LOC125489836 gene encoding uncharacterized protein LOC125489836 isoform X1, with protein sequence MASKCSVSPSRKGRNESPTKHPIFLPDVALAAIFASNNQEQVNEFITFFLQALARNSVWVNKILEKSNYFKCALMQGAGPNRFKLIETIYPNLEGDIKLEVQVKEHEDHDKIAIAALTRMATPHLKNAIEFVRNRLGENKTLQEDLLRGRSMGVHFAVLKPIDDKHYRIVERLVIDNCPTSNKKRDKSMLQFAPKRARKV encoded by the exons atgGCTAGCAAATGTTCTGTTTCGCCATCCCGTAAAGGGCGCAACGAGAGTCCTACTAAACATCCTATCTTCCTACCTGACGTAGCCCTAGCAGCCATCTTCGCTTCCAATAACCAAGAACAGGTCAACGAATTCATCACCTTCTTTCTTCAGGCCTTAGCCAGAAACAGCGTTTGGGTCAACAAGATTCTAGAGAAGTCCAACTACTTCAAGTGTGCTCTAATGCAAGGCGCTGGCCCCAACAGGTTCAAACTGATAGAAACTATCTACCCTAACCTAGAAGGAGACATCAAACTCGAAGTGCAAGTTAAAGAACACGAGGACCACGACAAAATCGCTATAGCAGCACTCACGAGAATGGCTACTCCTCATCTTAAAAACGCAATTGAATTTGTCAGGAACCGTCTCGGCGAAAACAAGACGCTCCAGGAAGACTTGCTGAGGGGAAGGTCCATGGGAGTACACTTCGCCGTCTTGAAACCAATAGATGATAAACACTACCGTATAGTAGAGAGGTTGGTGATCGACAACTGCCCGACATCCAATAAAAAACGTGACAAATCCAtgttacaat TCGCACCGAAGAGAGCAAGAAAAGTTTAA